From Microbacterium invictum, the proteins below share one genomic window:
- a CDS encoding LysR family transcriptional regulator gives MDIPIHVMRYFCVLAEELHFGRAAERLNITPPSLSQQISRLEQQIGVKLLDRSPRKVELTAAGRELLPLARRLQDDHDQVLAWARGVQRDRDAPMLRVGVVAAGAGTLTTAAIASTLQLVPTARVEMRRLGFFDVAGELESGRVDVVFAPSPMRLPPRVRVEELWREPRVLVVPTGHRFAERESVSILETADEVFVAAGGGAPEIVDWWIVDPRPDGSRPRRGPTADSVEGLLELVAAGAGVNIAGESASHHYRRDELRYVRIDDIAPATIMLCSLSDTVNPMVPRFRETALALSPVVNPTLH, from the coding sequence ATGGATATCCCGATCCACGTCATGCGGTACTTCTGTGTGCTCGCCGAAGAGCTGCACTTCGGCCGGGCCGCCGAGCGCCTCAACATCACGCCGCCCTCGCTGAGCCAGCAGATCAGCCGCCTCGAGCAGCAGATCGGGGTGAAGCTGCTGGATCGCAGCCCCCGCAAGGTCGAACTCACCGCCGCCGGCCGCGAGCTGCTGCCGCTGGCGCGCCGCCTGCAGGACGACCACGATCAGGTGCTCGCCTGGGCTCGCGGGGTACAGCGCGATCGCGATGCCCCGATGCTGCGCGTGGGGGTGGTCGCCGCGGGCGCCGGCACGCTGACGACCGCCGCGATCGCCAGCACGCTGCAGCTCGTGCCGACCGCCCGCGTCGAGATGCGCCGGCTGGGGTTCTTCGACGTGGCCGGCGAGCTGGAGTCGGGGCGCGTCGACGTCGTGTTCGCCCCGTCGCCGATGCGGCTGCCGCCGCGGGTGCGGGTCGAGGAGCTGTGGCGTGAGCCCCGGGTCCTCGTCGTGCCGACCGGGCATCGGTTCGCCGAGCGTGAGTCGGTGTCGATTCTCGAGACGGCCGACGAGGTGTTCGTGGCCGCCGGGGGCGGTGCCCCCGAGATCGTCGATTGGTGGATCGTCGACCCGCGGCCCGACGGCTCGCGGCCGCGGCGCGGCCCGACCGCCGACAGCGTCGAGGGCCTGCTCGAGCTGGTCGCCGCGGGCGCGGGTGTCAACATCGCGGGCGAGTCGGCCAGCCACCACTATCGCCGCGACGAGTTGCGCTACGTGCGCATCGACGACATCGCGCCGGCCACCATCATGCTGTGCAGCCTGAGCGACACCGTGAACCCGATGGTGCCGCGGTTCCGCGAGACCGCCCTGGCGCTGTCACCCGTGGTCAACCCGACGCTGCACTGA
- a CDS encoding alpha/beta hydrolase: MTEDTAVLPTAFVPPTHDTLSDLAPAVARADGESVVTGIEYAKILGYRPLRMDLHLPADDGPHPVAVYLHGGGWRIGSRRENWVAAPLWRALLDAGIAVASVEYRLSREATFPACVNDVSAAVRWLATYGDELGLRSDAIGVIGESAGGHLAAFLAMNSSDERITGTDGVPTASSRVRAAVGWYTPTDFARMDEQRTVPGAGTHGHPDSAESWLVGEDVAIESDAVRFAGPIAHVSADAAPLLLVHGTDDRAVPTAQSVTLAAAVEQVGARVELEIIPGADHIFEGVDRAPIIKRSVQFLARELT; this comes from the coding sequence ATGACCGAAGACACCGCTGTCCTCCCCACCGCATTCGTCCCGCCGACGCACGACACCCTGAGCGATCTTGCCCCCGCTGTCGCCCGAGCCGACGGTGAGAGCGTCGTGACCGGCATCGAGTACGCCAAGATCCTGGGGTACCGACCGCTGCGCATGGATCTGCACCTGCCCGCCGACGACGGACCGCACCCGGTTGCCGTGTACCTTCACGGTGGCGGGTGGCGCATCGGTTCGCGCCGCGAGAACTGGGTCGCCGCGCCGCTGTGGCGTGCGCTGCTCGACGCCGGCATCGCCGTGGCCTCGGTGGAGTACCGGCTCAGCCGCGAGGCGACCTTCCCCGCCTGTGTCAACGACGTGTCGGCCGCGGTGCGCTGGCTGGCGACCTACGGCGATGAGCTCGGCTTGCGGTCTGACGCGATCGGCGTGATCGGCGAGTCGGCGGGCGGACACCTCGCCGCCTTCCTCGCCATGAACAGTTCGGACGAGCGGATCACCGGCACCGACGGCGTGCCGACGGCGAGCTCGCGCGTCCGCGCCGCGGTCGGGTGGTACACCCCGACTGACTTCGCGCGAATGGATGAGCAGCGCACGGTACCGGGGGCGGGGACGCACGGTCACCCCGACTCTGCCGAGTCGTGGCTGGTGGGCGAGGACGTGGCGATCGAATCGGATGCCGTACGGTTCGCCGGCCCGATCGCGCACGTCTCCGCCGACGCGGCGCCCTTGCTGCTCGTCCACGGGACCGACGACCGGGCGGTGCCGACCGCGCAGAGCGTCACCCTCGCCGCGGCGGTCGAGCAAGTCGGCGCGCGCGTCGAGCTCGAGATCATCCCCGGCGCCGACCATATTTTCGAGGGCGTCGACCGGGCGCCGATCATCAAGCGCTCGGTGCAGTTCCTCGCCCGCGAGCTGACCTGA
- a CDS encoding alpha/beta hydrolase → MTETAAIPAFTEIADHEWPPPPYIRPVGAERPAPPTGAHAFEGLTYSMIPGYRPLLLDVHVPQGVVRPPVVLWVHGGAWLMGDRRLPPVMWPVGALFQKIVDAGYAVATLDYRHSKEAPFPAQLHDAKAALRYLRRFADDLGIDAGRIVVWGESAGAHLAALVGLTGGQVEWDGDEGVGTGDTSVTAVVDWYGVHDAELLELRALPVDPALVPPSHAATLSREPLHILTDGSPLGADALRLCSPVSHVRADAPPFLLMHGEQDALVPIAQSEVFFDALTIVGADVELRRVAGADHVFLGADPLPLMDEAIDWIATQLSGAR, encoded by the coding sequence ATGACCGAAACCGCCGCCATCCCCGCCTTCACCGAGATCGCCGACCACGAGTGGCCGCCGCCGCCGTACATCCGGCCCGTCGGCGCCGAGCGACCGGCACCGCCGACGGGCGCCCACGCCTTCGAGGGTCTGACCTACTCGATGATCCCGGGGTACCGCCCGCTGCTGCTCGACGTTCACGTGCCCCAGGGTGTCGTTCGGCCCCCGGTGGTGCTGTGGGTTCACGGTGGTGCGTGGCTCATGGGCGATCGCCGGCTGCCTCCCGTGATGTGGCCGGTCGGCGCACTGTTCCAGAAGATCGTCGACGCCGGCTACGCCGTGGCCACCTTGGACTACCGGCACTCGAAAGAGGCGCCGTTCCCGGCCCAGCTGCACGACGCCAAAGCGGCGCTGCGCTACCTGCGCCGGTTCGCCGATGATCTCGGCATCGATGCCGGTCGCATCGTGGTGTGGGGCGAATCGGCGGGTGCGCATCTGGCGGCGCTGGTCGGCCTCACCGGCGGGCAGGTCGAATGGGACGGCGATGAAGGCGTCGGCACCGGTGACACGTCGGTGACCGCAGTCGTCGACTGGTACGGGGTCCACGACGCCGAGCTGCTGGAACTGCGGGCGCTGCCGGTCGATCCCGCCCTCGTCCCGCCCTCGCATGCCGCGACGCTCAGCCGCGAGCCGCTGCACATCCTCACCGATGGGTCGCCGCTCGGCGCCGATGCACTGCGGCTGTGCTCACCGGTCTCGCACGTGCGCGCCGACGCACCGCCGTTCCTGCTGATGCACGGCGAGCAGGACGCCCTCGTGCCGATCGCACAGAGCGAGGTGTTCTTCGACGCCCTGACGATTGTCGGCGCCGATGTCGAGCTGCGTCGCGTCGCCGGCGCCGATCACGTGTTCCTCGGTGCCGACCCGCTACCCCTGATGGACGAAGCGATCGACTGGATCGCCACGCAGCTGAGCGGGGCCCGATGA
- a CDS encoding ABC transporter substrate-binding protein, with translation MSRITPTARAAAAIAALAASALVLSACSGSGDPGTSDEPADTAKLVIGLESDQAALGYDPIRYGNGQRMFFEGIYDSLFLLDEDGAVVPDLVTNFEYSEDQTELTLDLDTSATFADGTALSAELVKQNLDFRGDADLSAYSGFAEGEANEITEVTVVDDDTVTLTFPAANPGFEANLVLPAGAIVGPTGVADRSSLDASPDGSGPLIIDGEATVKGNSYLQVKKEDHPAAGDYPFDSYEFRPILDPQARVNAVISGEVDTALITSDTQAQAESAGTSVEANGGTIANIIAFDKSGATAPQWGDPRVFQALSMAIDRETFVEAVHPGELPTANALPADNPGYIPEIEEEYAYDPDAAKALLAEAGYPDGFSFDFTISAQSQRDLEALQPYWEAIGVTMNLNTASSTEESFAVVQTEPLGGPIPLTWTNPLGNVYGVLFGFANFHGAESPEIQGAAGALGAAGDDAEAQAAALTDLNRAIVDSGWLIPLYEQLAPWAYDDAKVATPTFAGTEVFPLLATLQPAS, from the coding sequence ATGTCCCGCATCACACCCACCGCACGCGCCGCCGCAGCCATCGCGGCGCTGGCAGCCTCGGCCCTTGTCCTCTCCGCCTGCAGCGGCAGCGGCGACCCCGGCACGAGCGACGAGCCGGCCGACACGGCCAAGCTGGTCATCGGCCTCGAATCCGACCAGGCCGCCCTCGGCTACGACCCGATCCGCTACGGCAACGGGCAGCGGATGTTCTTCGAGGGCATCTACGACTCCCTCTTCCTGCTCGATGAGGACGGCGCCGTCGTGCCCGATCTCGTGACCAATTTCGAGTACAGCGAAGACCAGACCGAGCTCACCCTCGACCTCGACACCAGCGCGACCTTCGCCGACGGCACGGCGCTCAGCGCAGAGCTTGTCAAGCAGAACCTCGACTTCCGCGGCGACGCCGACCTGTCGGCCTACAGCGGCTTCGCCGAGGGCGAAGCGAACGAGATCACCGAGGTCACCGTCGTCGACGACGACACCGTCACCCTCACCTTCCCCGCCGCCAACCCCGGGTTCGAGGCGAACCTGGTGCTGCCCGCCGGCGCCATCGTCGGACCCACCGGCGTCGCCGATCGCAGCAGTCTCGACGCGAGCCCGGACGGTTCGGGGCCGCTCATTATCGACGGCGAGGCGACCGTCAAGGGCAACAGCTACCTGCAGGTCAAGAAGGAAGACCACCCGGCCGCGGGCGACTACCCGTTCGACTCGTACGAGTTCCGGCCGATCCTCGACCCGCAGGCGCGCGTCAATGCCGTGATCTCGGGCGAAGTCGACACCGCCTTGATCACCTCGGACACTCAGGCGCAGGCAGAATCGGCCGGCACCAGCGTTGAGGCCAACGGCGGCACGATCGCCAACATTATCGCGTTCGACAAGAGCGGCGCGACGGCACCGCAGTGGGGTGACCCGCGGGTCTTCCAGGCACTGTCGATGGCGATCGACCGCGAGACGTTCGTCGAGGCCGTCCACCCCGGGGAGCTGCCGACCGCCAACGCCCTTCCCGCCGACAACCCGGGCTACATCCCCGAAATCGAGGAAGAGTACGCCTACGACCCCGACGCAGCCAAGGCGCTGCTGGCCGAGGCCGGTTACCCCGACGGGTTCAGCTTCGACTTCACGATCAGCGCCCAGAGCCAGCGCGACCTCGAGGCGCTGCAGCCCTACTGGGAGGCCATCGGCGTCACGATGAATCTGAATACCGCATCGTCGACCGAGGAGTCGTTCGCGGTCGTGCAGACCGAGCCGCTCGGCGGACCGATCCCGTTGACCTGGACAAACCCGCTGGGCAACGTCTACGGCGTGCTGTTCGGCTTCGCGAACTTCCACGGCGCCGAGAGCCCCGAGATCCAGGGCGCCGCCGGCGCGCTGGGCGCGGCGGGCGACGATGCGGAGGCACAGGCAGCGGCGTTGACCGATCTCAATCGGGCGATCGTCGACTCGGGCTGGTTGATTCCGCTGTACGAGCAGCTCGCACCGTGGGCATACGACGACGCGAAGGTGGCCACCCCCACCTTCGCCGGTACCGAGGTGTTCCCCCTGCTGGCGACGCTGCAGCCCGCATCCTGA
- a CDS encoding dipeptide/oligopeptide/nickel ABC transporter permease/ATP-binding protein: protein MTVSTTSIVRPRRTDRRMGRKLLTSPTAILSLVWLVGLVLASLTAPLWLRYGPLEQDLSVVLQGPSAEHLLGTDELGRDLLSRIVTAAAPTLFIALLTPIVAVIVAIPLTLWAARSARVEVVMNRVAEIVLSLPGMVIILAVIAAVGTNMVIVMSIFGVLVFGAVYRVFFGQAKSLHRQLFVEAAAVDGVRPMLASLRHVLPNMSTTVIVQFVLLFGAAIGMQAGLAFIGLGPQPPEPTWGGMIQAASRYIFQQPWMMIPTGGVLALTIIAANALSDVLAGGTAMPPPLISIRRRRRPASVIDSANPDPAAEPAFTDVVAARELSVENLVIGVDDGPSLVTGVSLRVKPGKVMGLVGESGCGKSVTSYAMLGLLAPGLSVRSGYIRWGDVDLARAGERAMQRVRGHEIAFISQEPTRALDPMFTVEWQLAAAIKRLRKVGGREAKQIAAQLLTDVGIVDVPRVLGSYPHQISGGMAQRVAIGLALAGTPSLLIADEPTTALDVTVQAEILALLRKLVADRGMSIILVTHDLGVVADICDDVSVMYAGEIVETGSVRDVLVRPEHPYTMALLAADPHLIAELDSAPRLASIPGQVPAPGSWGGGCRFAQRCRFAREECQTAVALDARAVGAGGVRCVRRDEVRGRQEEWRVGAGTGGH, encoded by the coding sequence ATGACCGTCTCTACGACCTCCATCGTGCGGCCGCGCCGCACCGACCGCCGGATGGGCCGCAAGCTCCTCACCTCTCCGACCGCGATCCTGTCGCTGGTGTGGCTTGTGGGCCTCGTGCTCGCCTCGCTCACCGCGCCGCTGTGGCTGCGGTACGGCCCGCTCGAGCAGGACCTCTCGGTGGTGCTGCAGGGTCCGTCGGCAGAACACCTGCTCGGCACCGACGAACTCGGCCGCGACCTGCTGTCGCGCATCGTCACCGCCGCAGCGCCGACGCTGTTCATCGCCCTCTTGACGCCCATCGTGGCCGTGATCGTCGCCATCCCGCTGACGCTCTGGGCCGCACGCTCGGCCCGCGTCGAGGTCGTGATGAACCGCGTCGCCGAGATCGTGCTGTCGCTGCCGGGAATGGTCATCATCCTCGCGGTCATCGCCGCAGTAGGCACCAACATGGTGATCGTCATGTCGATCTTCGGCGTGCTCGTGTTCGGCGCCGTCTACCGGGTCTTCTTCGGTCAGGCCAAGTCGCTGCATCGACAGCTGTTCGTCGAGGCCGCGGCCGTCGACGGCGTGCGCCCCATGCTCGCGAGCCTGCGCCACGTGCTGCCCAACATGTCGACCACCGTCATCGTGCAGTTCGTGCTGCTGTTCGGCGCCGCGATCGGCATGCAGGCGGGGCTGGCCTTCATCGGCCTCGGCCCGCAGCCGCCAGAGCCCACCTGGGGTGGCATGATCCAGGCCGCCTCGCGCTACATCTTCCAGCAGCCGTGGATGATGATCCCGACCGGTGGCGTCCTCGCGCTGACCATCATCGCGGCCAACGCCCTGTCCGACGTCCTCGCCGGTGGCACCGCCATGCCGCCACCGCTCATCTCGATCCGACGGCGGCGCCGACCGGCATCCGTCATCGATTCGGCGAACCCCGACCCCGCAGCCGAACCCGCCTTCACCGACGTCGTCGCCGCGCGCGAACTGTCGGTCGAGAACCTCGTCATCGGCGTCGACGACGGCCCGAGCCTCGTGACCGGCGTGTCGCTGCGTGTGAAGCCGGGCAAGGTCATGGGACTCGTCGGCGAATCGGGCTGCGGCAAGTCCGTCACCTCGTACGCGATGCTGGGCCTGCTCGCGCCCGGACTCTCGGTGCGCTCGGGCTACATCCGCTGGGGCGACGTCGATCTGGCCCGCGCCGGCGAGCGGGCCATGCAGCGGGTGCGCGGCCACGAGATCGCATTCATCTCGCAGGAGCCCACTCGTGCGCTCGACCCCATGTTCACGGTCGAGTGGCAGCTGGCCGCCGCGATCAAGCGACTGCGCAAGGTCGGCGGCCGTGAGGCGAAGCAGATCGCCGCGCAGTTGCTCACCGACGTCGGCATCGTCGACGTGCCGCGGGTGCTGGGCAGCTACCCGCACCAGATCTCGGGAGGCATGGCACAGCGCGTCGCGATCGGCCTCGCCTTGGCCGGAACCCCGAGCCTGCTCATCGCCGACGAGCCGACCACCGCGCTGGATGTCACGGTGCAAGCCGAGATCCTCGCGCTGCTGCGGAAGCTCGTCGCCGACCGGGGCATGTCGATTATCCTGGTCACGCACGACCTGGGGGTCGTCGCCGACATCTGCGACGACGTGTCGGTCATGTACGCCGGCGAGATCGTCGAGACCGGATCGGTGCGCGACGTGCTGGTGCGACCGGAGCACCCCTATACGATGGCCCTGCTGGCCGCCGACCCCCACCTGATCGCCGAACTCGACAGCGCGCCGCGTCTGGCGTCCATCCCCGGGCAGGTTCCCGCGCCGGGATCGTGGGGCGGCGGATGCCGGTTCGCCCAGCGCTGCCGCTTCGCTCGCGAGGAATGCCAGACCGCCGTGGCGTTGGATGCTCGTGCTGTCGGCGCCGGGGGAGTGCGCTGCGTGCGGCGCGACGAAGTCCGCGGGCGCCAGGAAGAGTGGCGCGTGGGCGCCGGGACGGGAGGGCACTGA
- a CDS encoding alpha/beta hydrolase: MTNVPETSEHTLKAAGCDFRVRVYPADRPNGAVLVWLHGGAFMFGTIDMPEADEVACRLSGDGVTVVSVDYTLAPLDALDDFPPPALGDGGPSPDVIAAELAAAGPRAPFPTASLQAVAAVSWARQNAARWGGDPARISIGGASAGGNLAASAAVRIRDDGAFNNPASLLLIYPLLHHEIPEPDDELRGLLDALPQHAAMPPEVGQAIARGYLGGASPHDIYAFPGGHDMRGMPRTLIVNAEQDALRASGEAFAADLARSSVDVTVVREPGTQHGYLNVVGHPGAERTFARMRWVLSSD, from the coding sequence GTGACCAACGTGCCTGAGACAAGCGAGCACACCCTCAAGGCTGCGGGCTGCGACTTTCGAGTTCGCGTCTACCCGGCCGACCGCCCGAACGGTGCCGTCCTCGTCTGGCTGCACGGCGGCGCATTCATGTTCGGCACGATCGATATGCCGGAAGCCGATGAAGTCGCCTGTCGCCTCAGCGGCGACGGCGTCACCGTCGTCTCGGTGGACTACACCCTTGCCCCGCTCGACGCGCTCGACGATTTTCCGCCGCCCGCTCTGGGCGACGGTGGGCCATCCCCCGACGTGATCGCCGCCGAGCTGGCGGCCGCCGGTCCCCGCGCCCCGTTCCCGACGGCATCTCTGCAGGCGGTGGCGGCTGTTTCATGGGCGCGGCAGAACGCGGCCCGCTGGGGTGGTGATCCCGCAAGAATCTCGATCGGCGGCGCGAGCGCGGGAGGCAACCTCGCTGCGAGCGCCGCGGTCCGGATCCGAGACGACGGCGCGTTCAACAACCCGGCCTCTCTGCTGCTCATCTATCCGCTCTTGCACCACGAGATCCCCGAACCGGACGACGAGTTGAGGGGACTCCTCGACGCGCTTCCGCAGCACGCGGCGATGCCGCCGGAGGTGGGCCAGGCGATAGCCCGGGGATATCTCGGGGGCGCCTCACCGCATGACATATATGCCTTCCCCGGCGGACACGACATGCGCGGCATGCCACGGACTCTCATCGTCAACGCCGAGCAGGACGCGTTGCGCGCCTCCGGTGAGGCATTCGCCGCCGACCTCGCGCGAAGCTCGGTCGATGTCACGGTCGTCAGAGAGCCTGGAACCCAGCACGGATATCTCAACGTCGTCGGCCACCCCGGCGCCGAGCGGACTTTTGCTCGCATGCGATGGGTGCTGAGCTCGGATTGA
- a CDS encoding ATP-binding cassette domain-containing protein, translating into MSVDIAVAVEAEATTPLLEVRDLTIRYGKKGPAAVRGVSFTIARGETLGLVGESGSGKTTIGRAILGLVPVASGQILFEGRDITRAGLSGRRSLQGDLRAVFQDPFSSLNPRRVIGDALTEPLRVAKVPRADRDRRAREVLTAVGLPAGSADRYPRQFSGGQRQRIAIARALVTDPRLVVCDEAVSALDLSTQAQVLNLLADLRAGADLGYLFIAHDMAVVEFLAQRIIVLNRGEIVEAGPTSEIVYNPREHYTKVLMAASPVPDPDEQARRREAWQELKAQAPAAVG; encoded by the coding sequence ATGTCCGTCGACATCGCTGTTGCCGTTGAAGCCGAAGCGACCACGCCGCTGCTGGAGGTACGCGACCTCACGATCCGGTACGGCAAGAAGGGCCCCGCTGCGGTGCGCGGCGTGTCGTTCACGATCGCACGCGGCGAGACGCTGGGCCTGGTGGGCGAGTCCGGGTCGGGCAAGACCACGATCGGCCGCGCCATTCTGGGGCTCGTCCCGGTCGCGAGCGGCCAGATCCTGTTCGAGGGTCGCGACATCACCCGGGCGGGGCTTTCCGGCCGGCGGTCGCTGCAGGGCGACCTGCGCGCGGTGTTCCAAGACCCGTTCTCGTCGCTGAACCCACGCCGCGTGATCGGCGACGCGCTCACCGAGCCGCTGCGGGTCGCGAAGGTGCCGCGTGCCGACCGCGACCGGCGCGCCCGCGAGGTGCTGACGGCAGTCGGGCTGCCGGCGGGCTCAGCCGACCGCTACCCCCGCCAGTTCTCGGGCGGGCAGCGGCAGCGCATCGCGATCGCCCGGGCGCTGGTCACCGACCCGCGGCTCGTCGTCTGCGACGAGGCCGTCAGCGCCCTCGACCTGTCGACCCAGGCCCAGGTGCTGAACCTGCTCGCCGACCTGCGCGCCGGCGCCGACCTCGGCTACCTGTTCATCGCGCACGACATGGCCGTCGTCGAGTTCCTCGCCCAGCGCATCATCGTGCTCAACCGGGGTGAGATCGTCGAAGCCGGCCCGACCTCCGAGATCGTCTACAACCCGCGGGAGCACTACACGAAGGTGCTCATGGCCGCCTCGCCGGTACCCGACCCCGACGAACAGGCGCGTCGCCGCGAGGCCTGGCAAGAGCTGAAGGCCCAGGCTCCTGCAGCTGTCGGGTGA
- a CDS encoding quercetin 2,3-dioxygenase, protein MTIFAIDDTDKAPFAGILPAAPKPFVLGNGEGEKSLVFDQLFTILLSADETEDQFGAFTMQGNRGDRIPAHTHLKTHEIFYVVDGEITVWMDDTADYHSKTTLTTGDFAYVPAGTVHAFQIHNSSKVFGCGTAGFERFFHAMGQKSDLTEPAGIYVPDFEVMRAAGEKYATVFQPDFQFRD, encoded by the coding sequence ATGACCATCTTCGCCATCGATGACACCGACAAGGCTCCCTTCGCCGGCATCCTTCCCGCCGCGCCCAAGCCGTTCGTTCTCGGCAACGGCGAGGGCGAGAAGTCGCTGGTGTTCGACCAGCTGTTCACGATCCTGCTGTCGGCCGACGAGACGGAAGACCAGTTCGGCGCCTTCACGATGCAGGGCAACCGGGGCGACCGCATCCCGGCCCACACCCACCTGAAGACCCACGAGATCTTCTATGTCGTCGACGGCGAGATCACGGTGTGGATGGACGACACCGCCGACTACCACAGCAAGACCACCCTCACCACGGGCGACTTCGCGTACGTGCCGGCTGGAACGGTACATGCCTTCCAGATCCACAACTCGTCGAAGGTCTTCGGCTGCGGCACCGCCGGGTTCGAGCGGTTCTTCCACGCCATGGGGCAGAAGAGCGACCTGACGGAACCGGCCGGTATCTACGTGCCCGACTTCGAGGTCATGCGCGCCGCGGGTGAGAAGTACGCCACGGTGTTCCAGCCCGACTTCCAGTTCCGCGATTGA
- a CDS encoding IclR family transcriptional regulator, with product MTGATPDAPADIKRGQYTVEALAKGLRVMSLFTERQPEWRLRDIAQATGIPTPTAFRIVATLVEEGYLEQLDDGQYRPDVKVLTLGGAALRASDLATLATPRLRRLGEQTGETTNLAVLAGDRILYIVRLRNADLVTANIQVGSTLPAAFTSIGKLLLAFAPAKETAATLDRALALPSSGPNAIADAGSLRLELAEIRERGWALQDEELALGLRSVAAPVRDADGAVIAGINVAVQSSTWPSQRLRDELAPAVLAAADEISGLLGWSGAA from the coding sequence ATGACAGGCGCCACCCCGGACGCGCCCGCTGACATCAAGCGCGGCCAGTACACGGTCGAGGCGCTGGCCAAGGGACTGCGCGTGATGTCGCTGTTCACCGAGCGCCAGCCGGAGTGGCGGCTGCGCGACATCGCCCAGGCCACCGGCATCCCCACTCCCACCGCGTTCCGCATCGTGGCGACCCTCGTCGAGGAGGGATACCTCGAACAGCTCGACGACGGCCAGTACCGCCCCGACGTCAAGGTTCTCACCCTGGGCGGTGCGGCGCTGCGCGCCTCGGACCTTGCCACCCTCGCCACGCCGCGGCTGCGCCGGCTGGGCGAGCAGACCGGCGAGACGACCAACCTCGCCGTGCTCGCCGGCGACCGGATCCTCTACATCGTCCGGTTGCGCAACGCCGACCTGGTCACCGCCAACATCCAGGTCGGCTCGACGCTGCCGGCCGCGTTCACCTCGATCGGCAAGCTGCTGCTCGCCTTCGCCCCCGCGAAGGAAACGGCCGCCACGCTCGACCGCGCGCTCGCCCTGCCGTCGTCGGGGCCGAATGCGATCGCGGATGCCGGGTCGCTGCGCCTGGAGCTCGCCGAGATCCGCGAGCGTGGCTGGGCGCTGCAGGACGAAGAGCTCGCGCTCGGGCTGCGCTCGGTCGCGGCGCCGGTCCGCGACGCTGACGGCGCCGTGATCGCCGGGATCAACGTCGCGGTCCAGTCCTCGACCTGGCCTTCGCAGCGGCTGCGCGACGAGCTCGCGCCGGCAGTGCTCGCTGCCGCCGACGAGATCTCGGGCCTGCTCGGCTGGTCCGGCGCGGCATAA
- a CDS encoding ABC transporter permease, producing the protein MLIFVLKRIAFAVLTLLVASFVAFMLVHLSGSTPGGVALGQSATPEQVHAYNTEIGWYDPWIVQFANWVGQVLQGNLGVSLIDGRDIGDDIVKRLPVTAALAIFGTLVSAILGIFMGVAAAVRGGAVDRTVTVISGILLSLPAFWVGVLLVYVFAVQLRLLPATGFVPFDVNPEAWARSLVLPVITIALTSAAGIARQTRASMGESLTQEHMRSLRALGTPTTRIIYVHALRGASLPIVASIAVQFILLFGGSVIIEVLFALPGIGQAMQAAVGAADLPFVQALVLVATLVVVIVNLALELFTLALDPKLRAS; encoded by the coding sequence ATGCTCATCTTCGTACTCAAACGGATCGCTTTCGCGGTCCTCACCCTGCTGGTCGCCTCATTCGTGGCATTCATGCTGGTGCATCTGTCGGGATCCACCCCCGGCGGCGTCGCCCTCGGGCAGTCGGCCACCCCCGAGCAGGTGCACGCCTACAACACCGAAATCGGCTGGTACGACCCGTGGATCGTGCAGTTCGCGAACTGGGTCGGGCAGGTGCTGCAGGGCAACCTCGGCGTCTCGCTGATCGACGGCCGTGACATCGGCGACGACATCGTCAAGCGGCTGCCCGTCACGGCGGCGCTGGCGATCTTCGGCACGCTGGTCAGCGCGATTCTGGGCATCTTCATGGGCGTCGCCGCGGCTGTGCGCGGCGGGGCCGTCGACCGCACCGTCACGGTGATCAGCGGCATCCTGCTCTCGCTTCCTGCATTCTGGGTGGGCGTGCTGCTGGTCTACGTCTTCGCGGTTCAGCTGCGGCTACTGCCGGCCACCGGGTTCGTGCCCTTCGACGTCAATCCCGAGGCCTGGGCGCGGTCGCTCGTGCTGCCGGTGATCACGATCGCCCTGACCTCGGCCGCCGGCATCGCCCGGCAGACTCGTGCGTCAATGGGCGAGTCGCTCACCCAGGAGCACATGCGCAGCCTGCGGGCCCTCGGCACCCCCACCACCCGCATCATCTACGTGCACGCGCTGCGCGGCGCGAGCCTGCCGATCGTGGCGAGCATCGCCGTGCAATTCATCCTGCTGTTCGGCGGTTCGGTCATCATCGAGGTGCTGTTCGCGCTGCCGGGCATCGGCCAAGCCATGCAAGCGGCCGTCGGCGCCGCCGATCTGCCCTTCGTGCAGGCACTGGTGCTCGTCGCGACCCTCGTGGTCGTGATCGTCAACCTCGCCCTCGAACTGTTCACGCTCGCCCTCGACCCGAAGCTGCGTGCCTCATGA